In Salvelinus namaycush isolate Seneca chromosome 15, SaNama_1.0, whole genome shotgun sequence, a genomic segment contains:
- the strn3 gene encoding striatin-3 isoform X1, translating into MRPALHRSRYERHGKRTSRPAKASTNLDDAGPIVRRLVGHPVAAGCDSPGSNLGLQCAPLGRPTERLVFDTPQKMTLTFCRAFKVVRKLLALTAEPSTYKCFLLVFFPQARIAFLQGERKGQENVKNDLVRRIKMLEYALKQERAKYHKLKYGTELNQGEVKMPNFEPEDTKDTEVPAVPQNSQLTWKQGRQLLRQYLQEVGYTDTILDVRSQRVRSLLGLSGSEQNGSVEKKNLELILNGGESPAKPKGQDMKRNPGDVLETFNFLENADDSDEDDDEEGDLMEDIDSGKHTIKKHKIKVGNEGLASDLPDDPDTEEALKEFDFLVNAEDGEGAGEARSSGDGTEWAEPLPFPSGGGKSFIIGSDDVLESFLGLGDLADLTVSNDEADYSYDLPANKDTFRKTWNPKYTLRSHFDGVRALAFHPVEPVLVTVSEDHTLKLWNLQKTVPAKKSAYFDVEPIYTFRAHVGPVLSLAMSSSGEQCYSGGIDHTIQCWNIPSSNVDPYDTYDPSVLAGTWLGHTDAVWGLAYSGIKNRLLSCSADGTVKLWNPQEKNPCISTYNAEKEHGIPTAVDFNGCDPAHMVASFNTGNAVIYDLETSQAAVVFACQGENTLPGANHINKVVSHPTLPVTITAHEDRDIKFFDNKSGKVIHAMVAHLDAVTSLAVDPNGIYLMSGSHDCSIRLWNLDSKTCVQEITAHRMKSDESIYDVAFHPSKAYIASAGADALAKVFV; encoded by the exons atgcgcccggcccttCACAGGAGTCGCTATGAGCGCCATGGGaaaaggacatcccggccggccaaagcCTCtactaacctggacgacgctgggccaattgtgcgccgcctcgtGGGTcacccggtcgcggccggctgcgacagcccaggatcgaacctgggtctgcagtgtgcgccactcgggaggcccacggAAAGATTGGTGTTTGATACGCCACAAAAGATGACCTTAACATTTTGTAGAGCTTTTAAAGTTGTGCGTAAATTATTGGCTTTAACGGCAGAACCGTCAACTTATAAATGTTTTCtccttgtttttttcccccaggcTCGAATAGCATTCCTACAAGGAGAAAGGAAAGGTCAAGAAAATGTAAAGAATGATCTAGTTAGAAGAATAAAGATGTTAGAATATGCATTAAAGCAAGAACG AGCAAAATACCATAAATTAAAATATGGAACAGAATTAAATCAAGGTGAAGTTAAGATGCCTAACTTTGAACCAG AAGATACCAAAGACACAGAGGTCCCTGCTGTACCCCAGAACAGTCAGCTGACGTGGAAACAGGGCAGACAGCTCCTCAGACA ATATCTTCAGGAAGTAGGTTACACGGACACAATACTAGATGTACGGTCTCAGAGAGTGCGTTCGTTACTGGGCCTATCCGGCTCGGAGCAGAACGGCTCTGTGGAAAAGAAAAACCTGGAGCTGATCCTCAACGGAGGGGAGTCTCCAGCCAAACCAAAGGGACAAGATATGAAAAG GAATCCAGGAGACGTTCTGGAAACATTTAACTTCTTAGAAAACGCAGACGACAGTGATGAAGATGACGATGAGGAGGGAGACCTGATGGAGGATATAGACAGCGGCAAACACACAATAAAAAAACATAAGATAAAG GTTGGGAACGAGGGCCTGGCCTCTGACCTTCCAGACGATCCCGACACGGAGGAGGCTCTGAAAGAGTTTGACTTTCTGGTGAATGCCGAGGAtggagagggagcaggggaggCCAGGAGTTCAGGGGATGGGACCGAATGGG CCGAGCCCTTACCTTTTCCTTCGGGCGGGGGCAAGTCCTTTATCATTGGCTCTGATGACGTGTTGGAGAGTTTCCTGGGCCTGGGAGACCTGGCTGACCTCACCGTCTCCAACGATGAGGCTGACTACAGCTATGAT CTGCCAGCCAATAAGGACACATTCAGGAAGACGTGGAATCCCAAGTACACCCTGCGCAGCCACTTTGACGGGGTCAGGGCTCTGGCCTTCCATCCTGTAGAGCCTGTCCTGGTCACTGTGTCTGAGGACCACACACTCAAACTGTGGAACCTGCAGAAGACCGTACCTGCCAAAAA AAGTGCCTATTTCGATGTGGAGCCCATTTACACATTCAGAGCCCATGT TGGGCCTGTGCTGTCCCTGGCTATGAGTTCCAGTGGAGAGCAGTGTTACAGTGGAGGGATTGACCACACAATACAGTGCTGGAACATCCCCAGCTCCAACGTAGACCCTTATGACACCTACG ACCCCAGCGTCCTGGCTGGAACCTGGCTGGGCCACACAGACGCTGTGTGGGGGCTGGCCTACAGCGGGATCAAGAACCGCCTGCTGTCCTGCTCCGCAGACGGAACCGTCAAGCTGTGGAACCCCCAGGAGAAGAACCCATGCATCAGCACTTACAACGCAGAGAAAG AACACGGCATCCCCACGGCGGTGGACTTCAATGGCTGTGACCCCGCCCACATGGTGGCGTCCTTCAACACGGGCAACGCTGTGATCTATGACCTGGAGACGTCCCAGGCTGCCGTGGTGTTCGCCTGTCAGGGGGAGAACA CTCTGCCTGGAGCCAACCACATCAACAAGGTAGTGAGTCACCCCACCCTGCCTGTCACCATCACGGCCCATGAGGACAGGGACATCAAGTTCTTTGACAATAAATCAG GTAAAGTGATCCATGCGATGGTGGCCCACCTGGATGCTGTCACCAGCCTGGCTGTGGATCCCAACGGGATCTACCTGATGTCAGGAA GCCACGACTGTTCAATCCGTCTGTGGAACCTGGACAGTAAGACCTGTGTGCAGGAGATCACTGCCCACCGCATGAAGTCTGACGAGTCAATCTATGACGTTGCCTTCCACCCGTCTAAGGCATACATAGCAAGTGCGGGGGCCGACGCCCTGGCCAAAGTATTTGTGTAG
- the strn3 gene encoding striatin-3 isoform X2 — protein MDEHPGGGVGMAASRQQQGNNNVNPQIGSGGGSGMGQQQDDIPRPQQYTIPGILHYIQHEWARFEMERAHWEVERAELQARIAFLQGERKGQENVKNDLVRRIKMLEYALKQERAKYHKLKYGTELNQGEVKMPNFEPEDTKDTEVPAVPQNSQLTWKQGRQLLRQYLQEVGYTDTILDVRSQRVRSLLGLSGSEQNGSVEKKNLELILNGGESPAKPKGQDMKRNPGDVLETFNFLENADDSDEDDDEEGDLMEDIDSGKHTIKKHKIKVGNEGLASDLPDDPDTEEALKEFDFLVNAEDGEGAGEARSSGDGTEWAEPLPFPSGGGKSFIIGSDDVLESFLGLGDLADLTVSNDEADYSYDLPANKDTFRKTWNPKYTLRSHFDGVRALAFHPVEPVLVTVSEDHTLKLWNLQKTVPAKKSAYFDVEPIYTFRAHVGPVLSLAMSSSGEQCYSGGIDHTIQCWNIPSSNVDPYDTYDPSVLAGTWLGHTDAVWGLAYSGIKNRLLSCSADGTVKLWNPQEKNPCISTYNAEKEHGIPTAVDFNGCDPAHMVASFNTGNAVIYDLETSQAAVVFACQGENTLPGANHINKVVSHPTLPVTITAHEDRDIKFFDNKSGKVIHAMVAHLDAVTSLAVDPNGIYLMSGSHDCSIRLWNLDSKTCVQEITAHRMKSDESIYDVAFHPSKAYIASAGADALAKVFV, from the exons ATGGATGAACACCCCGGCGGAGGAGTTGGAATGGCCGCCTCAAGACAGCAGCAGGGGAATAACAACGTTAATCCCCAAATCGGTAGTGGAGGTGGCTCAGGGATGGGGCAGCAGCAAGACGACATACCACGGCCACAGCAATATACCATCCCCGGTATTTTACATTACATCCAGCACGAATGGGCCCGATTCGAAATGGAGAGAGCTCATTGGGAAGTGGAGAGGGCCGAACTTCAG gcTCGAATAGCATTCCTACAAGGAGAAAGGAAAGGTCAAGAAAATGTAAAGAATGATCTAGTTAGAAGAATAAAGATGTTAGAATATGCATTAAAGCAAGAACG AGCAAAATACCATAAATTAAAATATGGAACAGAATTAAATCAAGGTGAAGTTAAGATGCCTAACTTTGAACCAG AAGATACCAAAGACACAGAGGTCCCTGCTGTACCCCAGAACAGTCAGCTGACGTGGAAACAGGGCAGACAGCTCCTCAGACA ATATCTTCAGGAAGTAGGTTACACGGACACAATACTAGATGTACGGTCTCAGAGAGTGCGTTCGTTACTGGGCCTATCCGGCTCGGAGCAGAACGGCTCTGTGGAAAAGAAAAACCTGGAGCTGATCCTCAACGGAGGGGAGTCTCCAGCCAAACCAAAGGGACAAGATATGAAAAG GAATCCAGGAGACGTTCTGGAAACATTTAACTTCTTAGAAAACGCAGACGACAGTGATGAAGATGACGATGAGGAGGGAGACCTGATGGAGGATATAGACAGCGGCAAACACACAATAAAAAAACATAAGATAAAG GTTGGGAACGAGGGCCTGGCCTCTGACCTTCCAGACGATCCCGACACGGAGGAGGCTCTGAAAGAGTTTGACTTTCTGGTGAATGCCGAGGAtggagagggagcaggggaggCCAGGAGTTCAGGGGATGGGACCGAATGGG CCGAGCCCTTACCTTTTCCTTCGGGCGGGGGCAAGTCCTTTATCATTGGCTCTGATGACGTGTTGGAGAGTTTCCTGGGCCTGGGAGACCTGGCTGACCTCACCGTCTCCAACGATGAGGCTGACTACAGCTATGAT CTGCCAGCCAATAAGGACACATTCAGGAAGACGTGGAATCCCAAGTACACCCTGCGCAGCCACTTTGACGGGGTCAGGGCTCTGGCCTTCCATCCTGTAGAGCCTGTCCTGGTCACTGTGTCTGAGGACCACACACTCAAACTGTGGAACCTGCAGAAGACCGTACCTGCCAAAAA AAGTGCCTATTTCGATGTGGAGCCCATTTACACATTCAGAGCCCATGT TGGGCCTGTGCTGTCCCTGGCTATGAGTTCCAGTGGAGAGCAGTGTTACAGTGGAGGGATTGACCACACAATACAGTGCTGGAACATCCCCAGCTCCAACGTAGACCCTTATGACACCTACG ACCCCAGCGTCCTGGCTGGAACCTGGCTGGGCCACACAGACGCTGTGTGGGGGCTGGCCTACAGCGGGATCAAGAACCGCCTGCTGTCCTGCTCCGCAGACGGAACCGTCAAGCTGTGGAACCCCCAGGAGAAGAACCCATGCATCAGCACTTACAACGCAGAGAAAG AACACGGCATCCCCACGGCGGTGGACTTCAATGGCTGTGACCCCGCCCACATGGTGGCGTCCTTCAACACGGGCAACGCTGTGATCTATGACCTGGAGACGTCCCAGGCTGCCGTGGTGTTCGCCTGTCAGGGGGAGAACA CTCTGCCTGGAGCCAACCACATCAACAAGGTAGTGAGTCACCCCACCCTGCCTGTCACCATCACGGCCCATGAGGACAGGGACATCAAGTTCTTTGACAATAAATCAG GTAAAGTGATCCATGCGATGGTGGCCCACCTGGATGCTGTCACCAGCCTGGCTGTGGATCCCAACGGGATCTACCTGATGTCAGGAA GCCACGACTGTTCAATCCGTCTGTGGAACCTGGACAGTAAGACCTGTGTGCAGGAGATCACTGCCCACCGCATGAAGTCTGACGAGTCAATCTATGACGTTGCCTTCCACCCGTCTAAGGCATACATAGCAAGTGCGGGGGCCGACGCCCTGGCCAAAGTATTTGTGTAG
- the ap4s1 gene encoding AP-4 complex subunit sigma-1, whose amino-acid sequence MIKFLLMVNKQGQTRLSKYYEQVDIEKRPSLETDVVKRCLSRKKEECSFVEYKDFKLVYRQYAALFIVVGISDTENELSIYELVHNFVEVLDKYFSRVSELDIMFNLDKVHIIIDEIIQNGHIVETNKNRILAPLLALDKMAEAH is encoded by the exons ATGATCAAGTTCCTTCTGATGGTTAACAAGCAGGGCCAGACCCGCCTGTCTAAGTATTATGAGCAGGTGGACATTGAGAAGAGGCCTTCTCTGGAGACTGATGTTGTCAAGAGATGCCTGTCACGCAAAAAAGAAGAG TGCTCTTTTGTGGAATACAAGGACTTCAAACTAGTGTATCGACAGTATGCTGCTCTCTTCATAGTTGTTGGTATCAGTGACACTGAG AATGAGCTGTCAATCTATGAGCTGGTACACAACTTTGTTGAGGTTCTTGACAAGTACTTTAGTCGTGTG AGTGAATTGGAT ATCATGTTCAACCTGGATAAAGTGCACATCATCATTGATGAGATTATCCAGAATGGACACATAGTGGAGACCAACAAGAACCGCATCCTGGCACCTCTACTTGCTCTGGACAAGATGGCTGAGGCACATTGA